CTCTTGCCGGCCATCATGCTCATGGCGCCCACGTCGCCGATGGTGCCGAGCATCCGGCCCTTGTAGAGCCCGCCCTGGGCGTGCGAGACGTCCTCGATGACCTTCACGCCGTGCTTGCGCGCGATGGCCATGATCCGGTCCATCTCGCAGGGATAGCCGCAGTAGTGGACGACCACGATGGCCCGCGTGCGGGGGCCGATACGGTGTTCGATGTCGTCGGGGTCGATGCAGAGCGTGTCCGGCAGGATGTCGCAGAAGTGGACGGCCGCGCCGAGCGACAGGGCGGGCACGGCGCTGGCCCAGTAGGTCATGCTGGGGCAGATGATCTCATCGCCGGCTCCCACGCCGCAGGCCCACATGGCGGCGCGGAGCGACTCGGTGCCGTTGGGATAGGCCAGGGCGAACGGCGCCCCGATCCACTGCGCGAACTCCTGCTCGAACTGCTTCGTGATCGCCGTGCCGCTCATCGCGCGGTCGCGCAGGACACCCAGCACGGCCTGCTCGTCTTCTTCGGTCACGATGGGCCAGACGAAGGCGTCGCCCGCGTCGAGGGTCACCGTTTTGGGTCCGCCCAGAAGGGCCAGTGTGTCTTTCCCGTCGGCCATGACTCTACTCCTGAAAGAACGCGCGCCGTCTCGTTGGGTCAGCGGGGTTTCGGCAGGCCTTCGAGGCCGCTGAGCGACTCCTTGAGGATCTCCTCGGGAAGCGCCATGTCCTGCAGCTTGCCCTGGAAGAAGGCATCGTATGCGGCCATGTCCATCATGCCGTGTCCCGACCAGTTGAAGAGGATCACCTTCTCCTTGCCCTCTTCCTTGGCTTTCTTCGCCTCCTGGATGGCGGCCGCGATGGCATGGGACGTCTCCGGGGCGGGCAGGAAGCCCTCGGTGCGCGCGAACAGGACGGACGCCTCGTAGCACTCCAACTGGTGCAGGGCGCGCGCCTCGATCAGTCCGTCGCGGACCAGTTGGCTCACCAGCGGCGCCATGCCGTGGTAGCGCAGCCCCCCGGCATGGATGGGGGGCGGCACGAAGTCGTGCCCCAGCGAGTACATCGGCAGCAGGGGCGTCATCTTCGCCGTGTCGCCGAAGTCATAGACGAACGGGGCGCGCGTGAGCGTGGGGCAGGCCGCCGGTTCGGTGGCCAGGATGTGGACCTCCTTGCCGGCGATCTTCTCCCGGATGAAGGGGAAGGACAGCCCGGCGAAGTTGGAGCCGCCGCCGGCGCAGCCGATGACCACGTCCGGCCAGTCGCCGGCCAGGGCCATCTGCTTCAGGGCCTCTTCGCCGATGATCGTCTGGTGCAGGAGCACGTGATTGAGCACGCTGCCGAGCGAGTAGCGGGTGTCTTCCGACATCACCGCCTGCTCGACCGCCTCGCTGATAGCGATGCCGAGGCTGCCCGGCGTGTCCGGCATCCTGGCCAGGATGGCCCGGCCCGCTTTGGTCTCCGTGCTGGGGCTGGCCACGCACTCGGCGCCCCACGCGGCCATCAGCAGCTTGCGGAAGGGTTTCTGGTCGAAGCTGATGCGGACCATGAACACCTTGCACTCGAGTCCGAACAGGGCGCACGCCATGGCCAGGGCGCTCCCCCATTGGCCGGCGCCGGTCTCGGTGGTGATGCGCTTGATGCCGTAGACCTTGTTGTAGTAGGCCTGGGCGACGGCGGTGTTCGGCTTGTGGCTGCCCGGGGGGCTGACGCCCTCGTTCTTGTAGTAGATGCGGGCCGGCGTGCCGAGGGCCTCTTCCAGGGCCTTTGCGCGGTGCAGGGGGCTGGGCCGCCAGAGCGCGAGCTTCTCCAGGACGGGCTCGGGGATGTCGATCCAGCGCTCCTGGCTTACCTCCTGCTCTATCAGGTTCATCGGGAAGATGGGGGCCAGGTCCTCGGGGGACACCGGCTTGCCCGTCGCCGGGTTCAGCGGCGGCTGCAGCGGGTTGGGCATGTCCGCCTGAATGTTGTACCACTGGCGAGGGATCTCGTCTTCCCTCAGGATGATCCGCATTGGCGTACTCACGGGCAGTTGTCCCTCCTGCCGGGCAATCGGCTGCAGGTGTAGTGACAAGGAGTCAGCATACTATCGCGTCCCGACGCCGGGTGCAAGGCACACGTCCGACGGCGCATGCGTCGAGAGGCCATCTTCCGCCGCCGTGCTTCAGGCGGAGTATGTCTCCTGCTCCGTGGGCAGCACGACCTCCCGGGCGCCCATCTTCTGCAGGTCGGCAGCCAGCGTCGATGCGGCCTCGTCCTCACCGTGGACGACGAACGCCTTGTCTACCTCTGGGCCCATCTCCGCGAAGTAGTCGCCCATCTCCTTTCGGTCGGCGTGGGCGCTCAGGGCGTTGATGGTGTGCACCTGCGCCAGCAGGTCGTAGCTTTCGCCGAATATCCTGACGGGGCTCTGCCGCTCGACCAGCCGCCGGCCCAGCGTGTGCCGGGCCTGGTACCCGACGATCAGGATGACGTTGCGCTCATCGCCGACGGAGTGCTTCAGATGGTGCAGGATTCGGCCGCCCTCGCACATGCCCGAGGCGGAGACGATGATGACGGGGCCGGACATGTCGTTGAGCTTCTTGGACTCTTCGGCGTCTTCCGTGTACGTGAGGGTGGGGAAGCGGAAGGGGTCCTCTCCCTTCTGCAGAAGGGCGGCGGCTTCCTCATCATAGCATTCGGGATGGCGCCGGTGTACGGCAGTGGCCTTGGTCGACAGGGGGCTGTCGACAAACACGGGGATCTCGCCCATGCCGCCTTCCCGGCACAGCTCGCTGAGGAAGTAGACGATCTGCTGGGTGCGACCGACGCTGAAGGCGGGGATGATCAGCCGCGCGCGGTCGTGCCGCACCTGTTCGCACAGCGCGCCCAGCGTGGCCTTGACGTCCTGGCGGGCCGGATGCAGGCGGTTGCCGTAGGTGCTTTCGGTGATCAGGACGTCGACGTCGTGCAGCACGTGCGGGTCGCGGATGATGGGCATGGCGCGTCGCCCGATGTCGCCGGTGAAGAAGAGCCGGCGCGTCGTGCCGTTCTCGCGCACGTCGAGCTGCACGAACGCCGAGCCCAGGATGTGCCCCGCGTCGTGGAACGTGAGCGTCACCCGCGAGGTCAGTTCCTGCGGCTTTCCGTAGGGGACCGTCCGGAACGCTTCGAGGACCGCCGGTATGTCCTCGGGTGTGTAGAGCGGCTCGAACGGGTTCTTGCCCTGGCGCCGGCGTTTGCGGTTGACGTAC
The Candidatus Brocadiaceae bacterium genome window above contains:
- a CDS encoding TrpB-like pyridoxal phosphate-dependent enzyme yields the protein MRIILREDEIPRQWYNIQADMPNPLQPPLNPATGKPVSPEDLAPIFPMNLIEQEVSQERWIDIPEPVLEKLALWRPSPLHRAKALEEALGTPARIYYKNEGVSPPGSHKPNTAVAQAYYNKVYGIKRITTETGAGQWGSALAMACALFGLECKVFMVRISFDQKPFRKLLMAAWGAECVASPSTETKAGRAILARMPDTPGSLGIAISEAVEQAVMSEDTRYSLGSVLNHVLLHQTIIGEEALKQMALAGDWPDVVIGCAGGGSNFAGLSFPFIREKIAGKEVHILATEPAACPTLTRAPFVYDFGDTAKMTPLLPMYSLGHDFVPPPIHAGGLRYHGMAPLVSQLVRDGLIEARALHQLECYEASVLFARTEGFLPAPETSHAIAAAIQEAKKAKEEGKEKVILFNWSGHGMMDMAAYDAFFQGKLQDMALPEEILKESLSGLEGLPKPR
- a CDS encoding MBL fold metallo-hydrolase; this encodes MDLQFFGAVGTTTGSMHLLTVDGKRILLECGLYQGKRKEAFERNREIPLDCSSIDACVLSHAHIDHSGNLPSLLRRGYRGPIFATPPTRGLCEIMLADSAYLQVQDVAYVNRKRRRQGKNPFEPLYTPEDIPAVLEAFRTVPYGKPQELTSRVTLTFHDAGHILGSAFVQLDVRENGTTRRLFFTGDIGRRAMPIIRDPHVLHDVDVLITESTYGNRLHPARQDVKATLGALCEQVRHDRARLIIPAFSVGRTQQIVYFLSELCREGGMGEIPVFVDSPLSTKATAVHRRHPECYDEEAAALLQKGEDPFRFPTLTYTEDAEESKKLNDMSGPVIIVSASGMCEGGRILHHLKHSVGDERNVILIVGYQARHTLGRRLVERQSPVRIFGESYDLLAQVHTINALSAHADRKEMGDYFAEMGPEVDKAFVVHGEDEAASTLAADLQKMGAREVVLPTEQETYSA